A stretch of Onychomys torridus chromosome 2, mOncTor1.1, whole genome shotgun sequence DNA encodes these proteins:
- the Mrpl15 gene encoding 39S ribosomal protein L15, mitochondrial has protein sequence MAGVARGSGASLDLLRSLPRVSLANLKPIPDSRKRERRPRDRRRGRKCGRGHKGERQRGTRPRLGFEGGQTPFYIRIPKYGFNEGHSFRHQYQPLSLRRLQYLIDLGRVDPTQPIDLTQLVNGRGVTIQPLKRDYGVQLVEEGADTFQAKVNIEVQLASELAIAAIEKNGGVVTTAFYDPRSLEILCKPVPFFLRGQPIPKRMLPPEALVPYYTDARNRGYLADPAKFPEARLELAMKYGYVLPDITKDELFKMLSARKDPRQIFFGLAPGWVVNMADKKILKPTDENLLKYYSS, from the exons ATGGCTGGCGTGGCGCGGGGCAGCGGGGCCAGCCTGGACCTGCTCCGGTCCCTGCCGCGAGTGAGCCTGGCCAACTTGAAGCCCATCCCTGACTCCAGAAAGCGG GAAAGACGTCCAAGAGATcgaagaagaggcaggaaatgTGGCAGAGGTcataaaggagaaagacagagaggaactCGGCCCCGGCTGGGCTTTGAGGGAGGGCAGACTCCATTTTACATCCGAATCCCCAAATATGGATTTAATGAAGGACATAG TTTCAGACATCAGTATCAGCCTTTGAGTCTCAGGAGACTGCAGTATCTCATTGATTTAGGTCGAGTTGATCCAACTCAACCTATTGACTTAACCCAGCTTGTCAATGGGAGAGGTGTGACCATCCAACCACTTAAAAGGGATTATGGGGTCCAGCTGGTTGAAGAG GGTGCTGATACTTTTCAAGCAAAAGTTAATATTGAGGTACAGTTGGCTTCAGAATTAGCAATTGCTGCAATTGAAAAAAATGGCGGTGTTGTTACTACAGCCTTCTATGACCCAAGAAGTCTGG AAATTCTGTGCAAGCCTGTTCCATTCTTCCTGCGGGGACAGCCCATCCCAAAGCGAATGCTTCCACCGGAAGCACTGGTTCCGTATTACACTGACGCCAGAAATCGGGGCTACCTGGCTGACCCTGCCAAGTTTCCTGAAGCAAGACTTGAACTTGCCATGAAGTATGGCTACGTTCTTCCTGATATCACGAAAGATGAACTCTTCAAAATGCTTAGTGCTCGGAAGGATCCAAGGCAGATATTCTTTGGTCTTGCTCCTGGTTGGGTGGTGAATATGGCAGATAAGAAAATTCTAAAACCTACAGATGAGAATCTCCTTAAGTATTACAGCTCCTGA